The Zobellia alginiliquefaciens genome contains a region encoding:
- a CDS encoding ABC transporter ATP-binding protein, translated as MIHIQNIKKSFRTEEVETLALNNVNLKVEEGEFVAIMGPSGCGKSTLLNIIGMLDNPNEGTYQFAGHEVSNLKERQRTELRKGNLGFVFQSFNLIDELTVYENVELPLIYLKMGKAERKQKVREVLERMKIAHREKHFPQQLSGGQQQRVAISRAVVTNPKLILADEPTGNLDSKNGIEVMNLLTELNQEGTTIVMVTHSDRDSHYAHGVVNLFDGQIVTESQNRAIGAIM; from the coding sequence ATGATACACATACAGAATATAAAAAAGAGTTTCAGAACCGAAGAGGTAGAAACCTTAGCACTCAACAATGTAAACCTAAAGGTAGAAGAAGGCGAATTCGTAGCCATTATGGGCCCATCAGGTTGTGGAAAATCAACCCTTTTGAACATCATAGGAATGTTAGACAACCCCAACGAGGGCACCTACCAATTTGCCGGTCATGAGGTCAGCAACCTCAAAGAACGCCAGCGTACCGAACTGCGAAAAGGCAATTTAGGTTTCGTATTTCAGAGTTTCAACCTTATTGATGAACTTACCGTTTATGAAAATGTAGAACTACCTTTAATCTATCTAAAAATGGGTAAAGCGGAACGTAAGCAGAAAGTACGCGAAGTTTTAGAACGAATGAAAATCGCCCATAGGGAAAAGCACTTTCCTCAGCAATTGTCCGGAGGTCAACAACAACGTGTGGCAATTTCCAGAGCGGTAGTCACCAATCCGAAATTAATATTGGCCGATGAACCAACAGGGAACCTAGATTCCAAAAACGGAATTGAAGTAATGAACCTGTTAACAGAACTCAACCAAGAGGGAACTACAATTGTAATGGTAACACACTCGGACAGGGATTCGCACTACGCCCACGGGGTAGTTAACCTATTTGATGGTCAAATCGTAACCGAAAGCCAAAACCGGGCCATAGGAGCCATAATGTAA
- a CDS encoding efflux RND transporter periplasmic adaptor subunit, whose translation MDIQLEKKKGLRAKHYGYIALGLLLLFVGYQFLFANSVSTFRTDKEKLSVATVTDGKFDDYITISGNVAPITTIYMDAYEGGRVSEKLIEEGATVKKGDIILKLENINLYEQILQSESNLALKQNDLRSTKLNFDSRQVEGRKSLATASTELQRLKRNFEQNQALFDDELISREEYLTSKENYDLSKKQFEIIKMQTENDDELRETSLTGLDADLNRMQKTLGMVYQRLDHLNVRAPADGQLGFLDAEIGQNISQGQRIGQINVLTDYKIEANIDEHYIDRVKRELVAVLERNGKQFPLRVRKVYPEVRNGRFKVDLVFTAEKPETIRTGQSYNIRLQLGESNDALLLPKGSFFQSTGGQWIFVVTADGDEAIKRNIRIGKQNSKHYEVLEGLEAGEKVITSNYDSFGEAEKIILK comes from the coding sequence ATGGATATACAATTAGAAAAGAAAAAAGGGTTACGGGCAAAACACTACGGTTATATTGCCTTAGGTCTATTGCTACTTTTTGTGGGTTATCAATTTCTGTTTGCCAATTCGGTTTCCACATTCCGAACGGATAAAGAAAAACTTTCTGTTGCTACCGTTACTGATGGCAAATTTGACGATTACATTACTATAAGCGGAAACGTAGCGCCCATCACAACTATTTACATGGATGCTTATGAAGGTGGGCGTGTGAGCGAAAAACTAATTGAAGAAGGAGCTACGGTAAAAAAAGGAGACATTATCCTAAAGCTTGAAAATATTAACCTTTATGAGCAAATCCTACAGAGTGAAAGCAACTTGGCCTTAAAGCAAAACGATCTTCGTTCCACTAAACTCAATTTTGATTCTAGACAAGTGGAAGGCCGTAAGTCATTGGCCACTGCTAGTACCGAGCTTCAGCGGTTAAAAAGAAATTTTGAACAGAACCAAGCTTTATTTGATGACGAATTGATTTCTAGAGAAGAATATTTGACCTCAAAAGAGAACTATGACCTTTCTAAAAAACAGTTCGAGATTATAAAAATGCAGACCGAAAACGATGATGAACTACGTGAAACATCCCTAACGGGGCTTGATGCCGATTTAAACCGAATGCAGAAAACTTTGGGTATGGTCTACCAACGTCTTGACCACTTAAACGTAAGGGCTCCTGCCGATGGTCAACTAGGTTTCCTTGATGCCGAAATAGGTCAAAATATATCGCAAGGGCAACGTATTGGACAAATTAATGTTCTAACGGATTACAAAATTGAAGCCAATATAGATGAGCATTACATAGACCGGGTTAAAAGAGAACTTGTAGCCGTATTGGAGCGGAATGGAAAACAATTCCCGTTGAGGGTCAGAAAAGTGTATCCTGAGGTTCGCAACGGCAGGTTTAAAGTAGATTTGGTATTTACCGCAGAGAAACCGGAAACAATACGCACGGGGCAGAGTTACAATATTAGATTGCAATTGGGTGAATCCAATGACGCCTTATTGTTACCTAAAGGCAGCTTTTTTCAGAGCACTGGCGGACAATGGATTTTTGTTGTAACGGCAGATGGTGATGAGGCCATAAAAAGAAATATCAGAATTGGGAAACAGAATTCAAAACACTATGAAGTCCTAGAAGGTCTTGAAGCCGGTGAGAAAGTAATAACCAGCAATTACGATTCTTTTGGTGAAGCGGAAAAAATTATATTAAAATAA
- a CDS encoding TolC family protein — protein MIQLFKYLVFILLLLSSKLSGQETYTLDECVAYALEHNLQLKDYTLNTASDRETYRQSIRDLLPSVNASTNYVINFGRSTDPFTNDVVTTDFFSNRYTLESSVDLFRGFQKINTIKATKFLYKATQEENLQQRYLLAFRVMQAFYDIKFFQGLVAISKEQLTVSQANYDLVARQIELGLKAGADLYEAESLLLTDKLNLTQSKNQLANAQLQLIQEMNLEGTSKITIQDNLTDNQVAQANSVIQSDTIFAEAQEFMPLLKAQELRVKAAKKQLAAERGSLFPSLSLFAGTASGYFETTRDSLGSTIPFRDQFKDNTSQFIGVSLDVPISNIWSARGRIKQQKIERYRAENNLKIQQQLVFQTIQQLVQSYESLEVQRTQSSQKVKAQELAFTIAQKRYEKGLINALELFTAKNLFASAQNENLQVKLQSEINKSTLDFYRGLPIFDIQ, from the coding sequence ATGATTCAATTATTTAAATATTTAGTTTTTATTCTTCTCTTGCTTTCATCCAAATTAAGTGGTCAAGAAACTTATACGTTAGATGAATGCGTGGCTTATGCATTAGAGCATAATTTACAGTTAAAGGACTATACGCTTAATACGGCATCGGACAGGGAAACTTATCGTCAATCTATCCGGGATCTTTTACCTTCCGTAAACGCATCTACTAACTATGTCATCAATTTTGGACGTAGCACAGATCCTTTTACCAATGATGTTGTGACCACTGATTTCTTTTCGAACCGCTACACCCTAGAAAGTTCCGTAGACCTATTTAGGGGCTTCCAAAAAATAAATACCATTAAGGCCACCAAGTTTCTTTATAAAGCAACTCAAGAGGAAAACCTACAACAACGCTATCTTCTTGCTTTTAGAGTGATGCAAGCCTTTTACGATATTAAATTTTTTCAAGGTCTGGTCGCGATTTCAAAAGAACAGCTGACCGTCTCACAAGCCAATTACGACCTAGTAGCAAGGCAAATTGAATTGGGACTCAAAGCAGGTGCGGACCTTTATGAAGCTGAATCTTTGTTACTTACGGATAAATTAAACCTTACCCAAAGTAAAAACCAACTTGCCAATGCCCAACTACAACTAATTCAAGAAATGAATTTAGAAGGAACCAGCAAAATAACGATACAAGACAATTTAACTGATAACCAGGTGGCGCAGGCAAACAGCGTCATACAGTCGGACACCATATTTGCCGAAGCACAAGAATTCATGCCCCTTCTAAAAGCACAGGAGCTGCGTGTAAAAGCGGCTAAAAAACAACTGGCAGCGGAGAGAGGTTCTTTATTTCCGTCTCTTTCTTTATTTGCCGGTACGGCAAGTGGATATTTTGAAACCACACGTGATAGTTTAGGTTCTACTATTCCCTTTCGTGACCAATTCAAGGATAACACCTCTCAATTTATTGGTGTCAGTCTTGATGTTCCCATTAGTAATATTTGGTCTGCTCGTGGCAGAATAAAACAACAAAAAATTGAAAGGTACCGTGCAGAAAATAACCTTAAAATACAACAACAGCTGGTTTTCCAAACAATCCAACAGTTGGTGCAATCCTATGAATCACTGGAAGTGCAGCGTACACAAAGCTCTCAAAAAGTAAAAGCACAAGAACTGGCGTTCACCATTGCTCAAAAAAGATATGAAAAGGGACTCATAAACGCTTTAGAGCTCTTCACGGCAAAGAATCTATTTGCTAGTGCGCAGAATGAGAATTTGCAGGTGAAGCTTCAATCGGAAATCAATAAAAGCACACTGGACTTTTACCGTGGATTGCCCATTTTTGACATACAATAA